A region of the Streptomyces sp. NBC_00442 genome:
ATGACGGCGTCCTTCGATTTGAAGAACGTCACGAGAGGTGAGGCGGGTTCCCTGGTCCTCACACCAGATGCGGACGACGGCACTCCGGTCGTCGCTGCGCTCCGCGTGGTCCGCGGCACCGGCGACAAGCAGGAGATCGCCTTCATCCCGGCCGCAGGACCCGTCGGCACCCGGGCCACGGTCACCGACAACCGCGACAAGGCGTCCACCCTCGCCCTGACGGCCCCGGGCGCGAAGGACGCCACCGTGAAGGTCACCTCCTCCGCGGGTACCGAGGGCGGCGAGCCGCAGTCCAAGACGTACACGGTGAAGGCCGGCACCACGCTCGCCGTCGACCCGCCGGCCCCGGCCGGCCTCAAGGGGTCGTACGCGCTGACCGTGGAGCCCGATCCGGACGGCGGCCCGGTCTACGCCTCGCGCACGCTGGCCATCGCCCAGGACGGCGTTCCGATGTTCACGGTGCAGACGCTGACCGACGACAAGGGCACGGTCGCCGTGCCGGCCGCGTCCCAGGACCTCAGGGTCCTGGGCAAGTAGCGCGGGCGGGTCGGGCGGCCGGGTCAGGCAGGAGCAGCGGGAAGCAGGGCCGGTGAGAAGGGCGGGGCGGCGCGGCGGAAGCGGCACAGGGGCCGCGCCGGGTCACTCCTGGCCGTACCGCGGGTCGACCGACTCCGGCGCCAGACCGAGGAGTTCGGCCACCTGCTCGACGACGACCTCGTGGACGAGCAGGGCCCGCTCGTCCCGGTTCTTCGTACGGATCTCGACCGGCCTGCGATAGACCAGGATCCGGGCGGGCCGGTCCTTCCCCGCGGCGACGGCACGCCCGAGCGGCACCGCCTCGTCGCTCCACGCCGCCGAGTCCCCGTCGTCGTTCCCCGCGCCGGGAGACTCCTTGAACGGCACGTCGGTGACCAGGAACTCCACCTCCTGGAGCTGCGGCCAGCGGCGCTCCAGGCGCTCCACGGAGTCGAGCACGAGATCGCGGAACGTCTCAGCCCTGCTGACCGAGAGCGGCACCTGGGGCGGCGCCACGGGTCCGCGCATGCCGCGGCCGTG
Encoded here:
- a CDS encoding metallopeptidase family protein gives rise to the protein MAPSRPSPRSQPAPEGYAASVMDSSHSAEGTGVGTGEGTGEGTGEATGSRSGPRRRDRHGRGMRGPVAPPQVPLSVSRAETFRDLVLDSVERLERRWPQLQEVEFLVTDVPFKESPGAGNDDGDSAAWSDEAVPLGRAVAAGKDRPARILVYRRPVEIRTKNRDERALLVHEVVVEQVAELLGLAPESVDPRYGQE